In a single window of the Methanobrevibacter olleyae genome:
- a CDS encoding 50S ribosomal protein L39e has product MSRNKPLAKKLRMAKANKQNRRIPIWAYSKTQRKLRYRPKPRHWRRNDLKI; this is encoded by the coding sequence ATGAGTAGAAATAAACCATTAGCTAAAAAATTAAGAATGGCTAAAGCTAATAAACAAAACAGAAGAATCCCTATATGGGCTTATTCTAAAACTCAACGTAAATTAAGATACAGACCTAAACCTAGACATTGGAGAAGAAATGATCTTAAAATATAG